ataaataaaacatttaaaaaagaaaaaaagataaaatccgGTTGAATGTCAGAACATGGATAGACTATGAGAGCATTAACCTGAGTGAAATTAGCCAAATACAAATAGGCAAATagtgtatgatttcacttatatgagatGTCTAGGAAATCAAATTATTAGAAACATCAAATAGAATGTTGGTTCCCAGGCTATGGGTCATAGAAACGGAGAGTCATGGCTTAACAATGAGAATGGAGCCTCAGCTCTGTGGATAAAAACTCCTAGATGTCTGTGTTACAAGAGTGAGAATATACTCAACACTGCTGAGTGGACATTTAAACAtcattaaaattgtaaattttgtGTAGTGTGTTTTTTACATGTAAAGAATAGTGATCCCTGATAAAGGAGGTAGTTGGGCTCACGACTCAGTCACCCAAGCACTTTACCTTGATGTAAGCAGCAGACCTCTCTGTGCAACACAAGTGTCTACGCATACTTCCTACCTCATCACCCAAAACACAATGAAAACATGTATTCATGCGatatcatttaataaaattgataatttttccttcttgtaCAAACAGAGGGGATTTAGGGTGCTAGACTTATTTCATGTGACATTACCAGTATTAGGTAGATTGCCAGTTGATTGAGGGAAGTGTCTCCTTCAGGTGTTCCCTAGCCTGACACCAAGATGTAACACAGAGCAGGGACTCTGTCCAGAGGCCTGTGAGAAGCCACTGGAAGGTGAGGAGATGTGGTTTGTAGTTTGGAAAGAGCCTGGGGATGCCCTGTACAGAAGGGACCCAGGAGCAAAGGCAGAAGGAAGTCTGAAGATGTCCAAAGAGGGATGCAGAGCCTGGCCAGGGCTAAGCTGGTTTGCACTAGGATGAGGCTACTCCAAATTGCCAGGAGGGGGGGGTCATCATTCGCCCCAGCTGGGGTCAGAGAACTAGGAAGTGGCCAGGAGGGAGGGATGTCACATGACACCAGCTAGAGGCCTGGGTTGCCCAGGTGTGTCAAGAGGAAAGTTAGAGAACTGAGAAGGGCCTGGGGGAGAGAGGGTACCCCAGAGGAGTCTGTATTAGGACTCAAGTGCACCCATGCTCGTCCTGACAGGTGACCAGAGTTGGCTTGTGCCCTGCCCTTTACTAGCTGTTACCCCTAAGACTGAGGCCACCTTCTTCTGCTCCCACCTTTAGAAGTCCCTGCTCACCCTCCATCGTGCCCTGgacccttcctctcccttcccaagGCCTCCCCTGTGGCTATTCCTTGGGTCTCTCCTACACTGTGGGCCTCGGACCTCTCCCGGGACCATTGTCATCCATGTGGACACACACCTTACACACAGACCCCACCTCTACTCTCACATGGCCTGTAGCTCTGCCCCACTTGGCTCCAACTCTTGACAGGAGCCCCCTCCTAAAGCCATCCCCGCCTGCTGACATCACCCTTTCAATCCCAGTGCACATGGCTGTTGTGCACTGAAACCATCTGACTAAGGTCCCCAAGGCCCAAAAGCACCCAAATCCAGGGACGGAAtttcctctgtcttcttctttcttaCTATCTCAGTGACCCTGGACAAGCCCAGCCATTCCCTAGAGCCTGAAACATTTGGTTCTCTTGGCTCCTTAGCCCCATGTCTGGTTTCCCCTGTGCCACTGGCTGCCTCTCCACAATCTCCTTGGTGCTttgctcctcctccaccaccaccagccgCCACAGGTTGACTAGCCCCTCCTGTCCTCAGACAGGAATGTTCTCCTTCTGCACTGTCTCCCTGCCCTTCACACCCAGTTCAAGGACTTCAAATTGGGCTTGGCCcagacaccccctccccatccACCGACCTGCATAGGGAATAGACACAGTCTTAGGGTCAAAGAAGAACCCTTCCTCATTCTCTCCAAGTCCACCCATCTAAGAGTCTTTCCCCCTTAGTACATGTCACACCACCCATCCAGGTGCTAAGGCCAAATTACTACaagtcttttctctttatttttaaatcatgtcaGATTTCTGGAAAACTTGTAAGACTAGAACACACAGCTCCCGTTCACCTTAACCAGATTCCCCCACTGGTAACATTTTACTACACGTATGTGCTGTGCTGTCTTGTCCTGGTGTTTCTGAGCGTACATGTTACCATTCTGCTAACTCACTGGCAGTGCATTGCGGACGTGATGCCCCACGACCCCCTAATACTTTAGCGTGTGTTTCCTTACAAGAAGGACGCTGTCAATCATAGGGTGGCACTGCCATCCACATCAGGACGCTACCATTAGCACAATATTATCATCCCAGGCTGCAGTGAGTTTCCCAGATCACAGCAGCCGTGTCTTTTGCAGTCTTGATACACGCCAGGCTCATCTGTTACAATTACATCAAGCATCTTCCTAGTTTTCTTTGAATCGGAAGAGATGCTCCATCCCTTCTCCTCTTTCATGATCTTGGCATTTTGAAGAGTACAGACCAGCTGCTATGCGGAAAGTCACtgtgggtttgtctgatgttccTCAAGATTAGTgcatgggcaggggagggggcagaaaaCATTAATCACCTGTCTGCCATGTCTCCACTGTCACCCTAACTAATAATGCCATTTAGTAAGTAATTCCCATCTAGTAAATCTTTGTGGGAATACAGTTTGCAACTTTGACTACATTTATTATGTGGTATTTTGAGGTAacactttcctttttcccttattaattatgattatttatatCTCTATGGTTCTTGGATTCTACGTTACACAATGAGGGACAACGTACTGTTGTCCTTACCCATTTAAATACTCTACTTGCCCCAGATTTCACCATTGAGAGTCTCCTTGAACTGCTATTGGGTTGAATCTTGGTGGATGCACCATTGCTTTTGGTGATGGCCAATATTCACTCCCTCTCTAGTTACCATCCCTTTCCAGGTACCATGTCCATTCTCCCCTGAGTGACTGAGGAGGATAAACCCCGCTTCCGCACCAGGGGTGTGTCCTGACTTGGCTCATGCTATCCTGTCGCCCAGGCCCTGGGAACCGGGGGATGGATTCCAAATAGGTTGCCTGGCCTACTCCAGTCAGTGCGAACAGAGATGTCTAATGGGGCTTCTGGAAAAGAAGCCTCCATTCTCCTCACTGGGAGCAGGTAAAACATAGAATCAGCAaacactctctttctgtctggaTGACACAGTATAAAATGACAAGTGTGATGAGGCCATTGCTGCTGCCCAGATAGAAGCTAGCCTGAGATCAATCTCACTATACAGAGGTGGGAGGAATGTAGACAATAGCAGAGATAACAGGACTGAAGCCTGGTGACGCTACTCATTTCTGGATCATCCTGTGCCTGAAGCCAGCTATGGACTGCTTAATGATTTCGACCAATAAATTGTCTTATTCATTTAAGCCTGAAGGACCTAAGATTTCTCTTGCTTCCCAAGCAAAACAATCCTAAATATTAAACTTCCCAAAGCAGCAACCGAAGCAAAGAATGCATTTCAGCTCCTTAGGACCAAGAGCCCTCTTAACTACAAGCCTCTTGTTCTCCCCCGCTGGTCTGAGAGCTTCTGGGGTATATTCACTGTGTCCCCGGCTCTGAGAGGAGTGTGTATCTCTACTGAGGGCATCATAAGCATCTCAAGTATATGTGGAAAACCTGCAAACGTTGTCTTGTCCACCGCTACATCCTCAGCTTCTACAACAGAGTGTGGGACATGCAATAAACATTCACTGAGGGAGTGCATAAGTCACCCAAGCCTGTCTCCGAGCCCCTCCCCTCCAATCCCCCAAAGGAACAGAAGCTGTGGCCAAAAGCTTGCAAGACATTTTATTCTCCTGCCAGGGGACGACACTGCAGGGAGCTAGCTGAGAGAAACTGGAGGGTCCGTCCTGGATTTAGGAAGGCAGGAGCTGGCGGTGCCTGCTGGAGACTCTGTGCTTCTCCCCGGGGTGGAGTAAGGTCCCAGCTCCTTGGACACCTGGAGTGGGGAGAAGAAACAGCTGTGGCAGGTGTGGGGTCCCTGCAAATGTGCACTACAGCCACCTGCCCCTGCTGATCACACCCAGAGTTACATCCTGGAACCCAGTCAGGAGCCTGAGGGGATTTGGGGTTCTGGAGATGGAAATCACAGGCTCCAGTGACAGGAAGTGGTGGGGACCTCGCATTACGAGGTGACCCCAGATCTGCCAGCATCAAGTCCCAAAGCCTCAGTCAAGGCAAGACTGGCTGCCAGAGCCACTCAGGGCCCTTCTCCGCCCCCAGTCCCACCACCCTGGCCTGATCTGTGGGCACAgcctgggcagccctggagggAGAGGCTGCAGAGCCCTCCCTGCCAGCGGGGTTCCCGAGCCCATCTCTCGGGCCCGGGTGTCCTGGGCTAGATGGTGCCTGGTTCCTGTTCCCAGGAACCgctgctgggctggggacaggagTCAGTCAGGGCTCTGTCGTCTATGCCTAGCCCAGTCTGAGGCCACTTCCTTGGTGGTAACCTCCTTACGCATAATCATCTCACTCAAGCGTTACTCAAAATAAGAAATCAGGATTATTATCCCCTTCACAGGTAGAGACGCTCAAGTTCACAGGCGTTAAGCTACTTGCTCAAGTGCATGGCTGaccagggatggagccctgatGTCACCCAGGGTTGCCTGGGAGAAAACCCAAatcccttggggcacctggctggctcagtgactCACCTGGGCCTCTGgctctcaggattgtgagttaaAACCCCACgatggatgtagagattacttaacattttttttttaagtaaaaaattttaaaagcccagATTCTTCATGAGTATTTCGCAACCTTTTTGTTATAGCCCACCTGCCCAAATTCTCCAGACTGCCACACAGTAGGGGGAGGAATGTGTCAAACAAGGGCGCTAGGAGGGACATGTAGGAGTAGCTTATGAACTTGTCTATGACAGATGTATTTCCATGTTTTTACACCATGTTGCATATAATTGGGGATGAGATCTGGACCCTCCAGGAAGGGGTTCCTGCTGTTACCTCTGTACTCACCTACTTGATGTCTGCACAACCTGAAGGTCACACAGATATCCCTGGAGGGATCACTATTCAGGAAAAACTGGGCAACACTACACAAAACTCTGGTGAGGATATCTTTGCAGACTTTTTCCACCGCTGGAATCTTTGAGCACACCGCTGTTGTAGCCTTCTGAATGGCTTCCTGAAGCAGCAACAGCACCATGTCGAGAAACAAGAATTAGCTGTGCTCTGCCCCAACCACCCCCACAGATCCCAGCAGCTCCTGGCCCTGGGACCCTCTGACTGTGGGCTTGCTGGGAGGAGGCTCTGGTGCCAGGTGGCCAtggaagcagaggctggagaGACCGGGATGGGCCCTCATGCCCAGTCCCAAGGCCCTGATCCGGGCCTGGCCAGGAGGGGCTCAGGAGACAAGGACAGTTGGCTCTGTCCTGTGTCAGTCCCTAGTGCATCATCACCCCAGGCCCACTGTCTTGTATGTGGAGTACAGTGCCCTCTGCTGCTACCCCACAATCAGGTTCTGCCTACAGAGCCTCCTGGGTCCCAGGCCTGgcagggctcaggctcaggtgCGGCGGGGAAGGTTAGGAGAGAGAGCTTTGAGCCTTGGCACATTCCATTTTGCAGTATCCTCTACTGCAATCGCAGGAGAGAGGCTACAGCTGAGTGCCCAGGGCTGAGGGTGGGCCCTGCAGCACCCAGAAGCTGAGCAGGGTCAGggaacagaggagagggagggagggagggagggtgaaaCGAGGCTTCCTGGGAGGAACACATCCACTTGTTCAGCACTTGCTCAGGACCAGATGGGAAACTCAGCTCATCCCACCCCTCAGCTCCTTCCAAAGGATTAAGGAAGTGGTTGGGGGATTAATATCTATCCCATTGCACAGAGAAggcaactgaggctcagaaagctcagaaactgaggctcagaaacttGGCCCAGGCATGCAGCTAGAGGTGACACATCTGG
This genomic stretch from Canis lupus dingo isolate Sandy chromosome 17, ASM325472v2, whole genome shotgun sequence harbors:
- the LOC112665067 gene encoding antimicrobial peptide NK-lysin-like isoform X3, translating into MTSWALLLLASVLLATPGLTYSGLIPEDHDDLSTADICQEEQFFRRLAQEAAQGDQFNQCDICRMIMTWLRTCVGPSQIQEAIQKATTAVCSKIPAVEKVCKDILTRVLCSVAQFFLNSDPSRDICVTFRLCRHQVGVQGAGTLLHPGEKHRVSSRHRQLLPS
- the LOC112665067 gene encoding antimicrobial peptide NK-lysin-like isoform X2, giving the protein MASWALLLLASVLLATPGLTYSGLIPEDHDDLSTADICQEEQFFRRLAQEAAQGDQFNQCDICRMIMTWLRTCVGPSQIQEAIQKATTAVCSKIPAVEKVCKDILTRVLCSVAQFFLNSDPSRDICVTFRLCRHQVGVQGAGTLLHPGEKHRVSSRHRQLLPS